The genomic window ACTCGACGAGTGGAGCTCCTCTGCGGCCTCGTCGGCGAACGACATGATGTGCATGAACTCGGTCGGGCGGTCCACCGAACGCCACGCCTCGTAACGGTTGGTTCCGGGCTCCGTCCTGGTGTGCGCCACGAACGTTCGGATGGCCCGGAGCGCTCCGTCGAGCTCATCCTTTCGAACGGTGAAGGTCGCTGTTCCATGGATCGTCATCGAGACTTGTCCTTCTCCACGATGTCCTTCAAGCGCCCCAGATCCGCCTGCACGTTCTTCTTCACCTGTCGC from Actinomycetota bacterium includes these protein-coding regions:
- a CDS encoding putative quinol monooxygenase codes for the protein MTIHGTATFTVRKDELDGALRAIRTFVAHTRTEPGTNRYEAWRSVDRPTEFMHIMSFADEAAEELHSSSDAVKTFVDALYPRCEQEPTFARWTIVE